In Desulfovibrio sp., a single window of DNA contains:
- a CDS encoding tetratricopeptide repeat protein produces MKNAPKSIQTLSFVSLLIVSALLSTFAYRYVNVSYVAFRDGETLWEKGRVEDAQKAFRTAASAGQLRPGMALKLARAAFLAGDEATGRAVLDSLVDSQSKLTPYMLHTAAGIYDQYGMPGKALHALSRAGEAVLSSEPTATYLAELKARAGDIEGAEELYRKVMTTYPGDTGASLGLAQLLAWSGRIQAAEDICRPVLERDPGNRQARIVLGRILTAAGRFEEAITEYRKALEKTP; encoded by the coding sequence ATGAAAAACGCTCCCAAGAGCATTCAGACCCTCTCCTTTGTTTCCCTGCTTATTGTTTCGGCATTGCTCTCCACGTTTGCGTATCGATACGTCAACGTCTCATATGTGGCGTTTCGAGATGGAGAAACCCTTTGGGAGAAGGGACGCGTCGAAGACGCGCAAAAGGCGTTCCGGACCGCCGCGTCAGCCGGTCAACTCCGCCCGGGTATGGCTCTCAAACTCGCCCGTGCAGCATTTCTCGCCGGGGATGAGGCAACTGGCAGGGCCGTGCTTGATTCCCTAGTAGATTCACAATCCAAACTCACTCCCTACATGCTCCATACCGCTGCCGGGATCTACGACCAGTACGGCATGCCTGGCAAAGCCCTGCACGCTTTGAGCCGTGCCGGGGAGGCCGTTCTCTCGTCTGAGCCCACCGCCACGTACCTTGCCGAACTCAAGGCACGTGCCGGTGACATTGAGGGAGCGGAAGAGCTCTACCGGAAAGTAATGACCACCTATCCAGGCGACACGGGAGCCTCCCTCGGGCTGGCCCAGCTTCTGGCCTGGAGCGGTCGGATCCAGGCGGCCGAAGACATCTGCCGTCCGGTTCTGGAGCGCGACCCCGGTAATCGACAAGCCAGGATTGTCCTTGGCAGGATACTCACCGCTGCCGGGCGCTTCGAAGAAGCCATCACCGAATACCGCAAAGCCCTGGAGAAGACTCCATGA